The following are encoded together in the Mumia sp. Pv4-285 genome:
- a CDS encoding TRAP transporter small permease, whose protein sequence is MTDVTPPPRGPAWLQKLFTQPPLWLSRTTRTLTAIELAIGIAALLLIFFLVLAQAFQRYLPVDGWPWTGELARFCLVWLTFVVAGVLVTTDSHIAIEMIDTVDNEVVRRLVRVISCVVVAATGVILTAAAWSLVQEQGMLKSPAMRMPMSWFYAISMIGFVSTALRATIAAVQYAVVGAPRDNWADVEAPVA, encoded by the coding sequence ATGACCGACGTCACACCACCGCCGCGTGGCCCCGCGTGGCTCCAGAAGCTCTTCACGCAACCCCCGCTGTGGCTGTCGCGGACGACGCGCACCCTCACGGCGATCGAGCTCGCGATCGGCATCGCCGCGCTCCTGCTGATCTTCTTCCTGGTGCTCGCGCAGGCCTTCCAGCGCTACCTGCCGGTCGACGGCTGGCCGTGGACCGGTGAGCTCGCACGCTTCTGCCTGGTGTGGCTGACCTTCGTGGTCGCGGGCGTGCTGGTGACCACCGACTCGCACATCGCGATCGAGATGATCGACACGGTCGACAACGAGGTCGTCCGGCGCCTGGTCCGCGTCATCTCGTGCGTCGTGGTCGCAGCGACCGGCGTCATCCTCACCGCGGCGGCATGGTCGCTCGTGCAGGAGCAGGGCATGTTGAAGTCCCCGGCGATGCGGATGCCGATGTCGTGGTTCTACGCGATCTCGATGATCGGCTTCGTGAGCACGGCGTTGCGCGCCACCATCGCCGCAGTGCAGTACGCCGTCGTCGGCGCCCCCCGCGACAACTGGGCCGACGTGGAGGCACCGGTCGCATGA
- a CDS encoding GNAT family N-acetyltransferase, producing the protein MVEIRSRFAVDDDALSALHARAFGTPDARASPWRERLERHSVAWVGAFDGDLVGFVHAAWDGGAHGFLLDTVVDPSYQRRGIGLSLVERLREDVAAAGCSWLHVDFEPHLADFYARCGFRATSAGLLRLEA; encoded by the coding sequence ATGGTCGAGATCCGTTCGCGCTTCGCGGTGGACGACGACGCGCTCAGCGCCCTGCACGCCCGCGCGTTCGGCACTCCGGACGCGCGGGCGTCGCCGTGGCGTGAGCGGCTGGAACGTCACAGCGTCGCGTGGGTCGGCGCCTTCGACGGCGACCTCGTGGGCTTCGTGCACGCGGCGTGGGACGGCGGTGCGCACGGCTTCCTCCTGGACACCGTCGTCGACCCGTCGTACCAGCGCCGCGGCATCGGTCTCTCCCTCGTGGAACGACTGCGGGAGGATGTCGCCGCCGCAGGGTGCTCGTGGCTGCACGTCGACTTCGAGCCGCACCTCGCCGACTTCTACGCCAGGTGCGGGTTCAGGGCCACGAGCGCGGGGCTGCTGCGACTCGAGGCGTGA
- a CDS encoding LacI family DNA-binding transcriptional regulator codes for MAHPTIYDVAAAAGVATSTVSRAFSTPTRVSARTREHVLAVAAELGYRPNPHARALFSGRHHTVAMVVSDITNPHYFELIRGAELRAKASEYTLVLVNAEESPRIEYDQIQRLVSSVDGFVLAASRLPDENLEQIAAQRPVVLMNRELGGIPSVVLDHVQGCRQIVEHLVSLGHRHLVYLAGPRNSWMASTRWSALRTAAESLGIAAERVGPFMPKVSQGGAAADGALTTRATAIVAHNDLLAIGVVQRLAQRGVRVPDDVSVVGFDDIFASDLCTPRLTTLGGAHVEVGRAAVEILLDMATPNGRTRTPPRVVLPTELVLRGSTGTARET; via the coding sequence ATGGCCCACCCGACGATCTACGACGTCGCCGCCGCCGCCGGAGTGGCGACGTCGACCGTCTCGCGCGCGTTCTCCACGCCCACCCGTGTCAGCGCACGCACGCGCGAGCACGTCCTCGCCGTCGCTGCGGAGCTCGGCTACCGTCCGAACCCGCACGCGCGAGCGCTGTTCTCGGGGCGCCACCACACGGTGGCGATGGTGGTCTCCGACATCACCAACCCGCACTACTTCGAGCTGATCCGCGGGGCAGAGCTGCGCGCGAAGGCGTCGGAGTACACGCTCGTGCTCGTCAACGCGGAGGAGTCGCCGCGGATCGAGTACGACCAGATCCAGCGGCTGGTCAGCTCGGTCGACGGGTTCGTCCTCGCTGCGAGCCGGCTGCCCGACGAGAATCTCGAGCAGATCGCCGCGCAGCGTCCGGTCGTGCTGATGAACCGTGAGCTCGGCGGGATCCCGAGCGTCGTGCTCGACCACGTGCAGGGGTGCCGCCAGATCGTGGAGCACCTGGTCTCGCTCGGCCACCGGCACCTCGTCTACCTCGCCGGTCCGCGCAACTCCTGGATGGCGTCGACGCGCTGGTCGGCGCTGCGGACGGCGGCGGAGAGCCTTGGCATCGCCGCAGAGCGTGTCGGCCCGTTCATGCCGAAGGTGTCCCAGGGCGGTGCCGCGGCCGACGGCGCTCTCACGACGCGTGCGACTGCGATCGTCGCGCACAACGACCTCCTGGCGATCGGTGTCGTGCAACGTCTCGCCCAGCGCGGTGTGCGGGTTCCCGACGACGTGAGCGTGGTCGGGTTCGACGACATCTTCGCCTCCGACCTGTGCACACCGAGGCTCACGACCCTCGGTGGCGCGCACGTCGAGGTCGGTCGGGCCGCGGTGGAGATCCTGCTCGACATGGCCACGCCGAACGGCAGGACGCGTACGCCGCCACGGGTGGTGCTGCCCACCGAGCTGGTGCTGCGCGGCTCCACGGGGACGGCGCGGGAGACGTAG
- a CDS encoding TetR family transcriptional regulator: protein MADQVPRRRDAERTKAEILEVATRAFAEDGYSGARVDEIAERTRTTKRMIYYYFGGKEQLYLAVLEAAYRGIREAEERLEVGDLGPVDAVRRLAELTYDHHVEHQDFMRLVAIENIHRGEGIRKLEVLRDLGKPAMEVLETILERGITDGAFRADVEALDVHLLISSYCVFQVANQYTFGYLFDVDMLDDSTRPRLRSLIGDVVVAWLSTPPR from the coding sequence GTGGCTGACCAGGTCCCGAGGCGACGTGACGCCGAGCGCACGAAGGCCGAGATCCTCGAGGTCGCCACGCGAGCGTTCGCCGAGGACGGCTACTCCGGCGCCCGGGTCGACGAGATCGCCGAACGCACCCGCACGACGAAGCGGATGATCTACTACTACTTCGGTGGCAAGGAACAGCTGTACCTCGCGGTCCTCGAGGCCGCGTACCGAGGCATCCGTGAGGCGGAGGAGCGGCTCGAGGTCGGCGACCTCGGTCCGGTGGACGCCGTCCGGCGCCTGGCCGAGCTGACGTACGACCACCACGTCGAGCACCAGGACTTCATGCGCCTGGTCGCGATCGAGAACATCCACCGCGGTGAGGGGATCCGCAAGCTCGAGGTCCTGCGCGACCTCGGCAAGCCGGCGATGGAGGTCCTCGAGACGATCCTCGAGCGAGGCATCACCGACGGCGCCTTCCGCGCCGACGTCGAGGCGCTCGACGTGCACCTGCTGATCAGCTCGTACTGCGTGTTCCAGGTCGCCAACCAGTACACGTTCGGCTACCTCTTCGACGTCGACATGCTCGACGACAGCACGCGTCCGAGGCTTCGGTCTCTGATCGGCGACGTCGTCGTCGCGTGGCTCTCGACGCCCCCGCGCTGA
- a CDS encoding sugar phosphate isomerase/epimerase and 4-hydroxyphenylpyruvate domain-containing protein, whose amino-acid sequence MRTSIATVCISGSLVPKLHACAEAGFDGVEIFEPDLVTAYESPEEIRTLADRLGLSLDLYQPFRDFEGVDDATLADNLRRAETKFQLMQRLGMDLMLVCSNVGTATIDSDEVSAAQLRTLGDLAASYGVRIAFEALAWGKYVDDYRRAWRIVERADHPNVGVCLDSFHILSRGHDPSDIEKIPGDKIFYLQLADAPALDMDVLSWSRHHRLFPGEGSFDLTGFLGHVLAAGYTGPLSLEVFNDVFRQTDLRRTAAHAHRSLVWLEDQVRRPGVTETTQHLTEITPPQAFDFVELRGSGLDEVDLVLEQLGFTFRGRHRTKPVRLWSSGRARVILNEQRGNERPAHLAAFGLEVADAEAAVARARELAAPPVFRQTHAGEQDLPATAAPDGMQILFNDNGPDPRWLDEFTYGDPERADVARSIDHVNITQRWQDFDEAVLFYQSVLGLESEPSREVASPRGLVRSQVMRTPDGCVRLPLNVEPQAEDRRTQHVAFTSDDVVGLARAARGRGLSFLPVPDNYYDDLRARFALDDAFVAQLQDYDLLYDEDADGGFVHFYTRTLGDVFLEFVERREAYDGYGAAADAPVRLAAQRATAAAPADR is encoded by the coding sequence GTGCGTACGTCGATCGCCACCGTCTGCATCAGCGGCAGCCTCGTCCCCAAGCTCCACGCCTGCGCCGAGGCAGGGTTCGACGGCGTCGAGATCTTCGAGCCCGACCTCGTGACCGCATACGAGTCACCGGAGGAGATCCGGACGCTCGCCGACCGGCTCGGGCTCTCGCTCGACCTCTACCAGCCGTTCCGTGACTTCGAGGGCGTCGACGACGCCACGCTGGCCGACAACCTCCGGCGCGCCGAGACCAAGTTCCAGCTGATGCAGCGTCTCGGCATGGACCTGATGCTCGTGTGCAGCAACGTGGGCACCGCGACGATCGACTCCGACGAGGTCTCTGCGGCACAGCTGCGCACCCTCGGCGACCTCGCCGCGTCGTACGGCGTCCGCATCGCGTTCGAGGCGCTCGCCTGGGGCAAGTACGTCGACGACTACCGCCGGGCCTGGCGGATCGTGGAGCGCGCCGACCACCCGAACGTCGGTGTCTGCCTCGACTCCTTCCACATCCTGTCGCGCGGTCACGACCCGAGCGACATCGAGAAGATCCCGGGCGACAAGATCTTCTACCTGCAGCTCGCCGACGCGCCCGCGCTCGACATGGACGTGCTCTCGTGGAGCCGCCACCACCGGCTCTTCCCGGGCGAGGGCAGCTTCGACCTGACCGGCTTTCTCGGCCACGTGCTCGCTGCCGGCTACACCGGGCCGCTCTCGCTCGAGGTGTTCAACGACGTCTTCCGTCAGACCGACCTCCGCCGTACCGCCGCGCACGCGCACCGCTCACTCGTGTGGCTCGAGGACCAGGTGAGACGGCCAGGAGTCACCGAGACGACGCAGCACCTCACCGAGATCACTCCCCCGCAGGCGTTCGACTTCGTGGAGCTGCGCGGGTCCGGTCTCGACGAGGTGGACCTGGTGCTGGAGCAGCTCGGCTTCACCTTCCGCGGTCGGCACCGCACGAAGCCGGTCAGGCTGTGGTCGTCCGGACGCGCTCGCGTGATCCTCAACGAGCAGCGCGGCAACGAACGCCCGGCCCACCTCGCGGCGTTCGGGCTCGAGGTCGCCGACGCCGAGGCCGCCGTCGCTCGGGCGCGCGAGCTCGCCGCCCCGCCGGTGTTCCGGCAGACGCACGCCGGCGAGCAGGATCTGCCTGCGACGGCGGCCCCGGACGGCATGCAGATCCTCTTCAACGACAACGGGCCGGACCCGCGCTGGCTCGACGAGTTCACCTACGGCGACCCTGAACGCGCCGACGTCGCCCGGTCGATCGACCACGTCAACATCACCCAGCGGTGGCAGGACTTCGACGAGGCGGTGCTCTTCTACCAGAGTGTGCTCGGTCTCGAGTCCGAGCCGTCGCGCGAGGTGGCGAGCCCGCGCGGTCTCGTCCGCAGCCAGGTCATGCGGACGCCGGACGGCTGCGTCCGTCTTCCGCTGAACGTCGAGCCGCAGGCCGAGGACCGGCGCACGCAGCACGTCGCCTTCACGTCCGACGACGTCGTCGGTCTCGCCCGCGCAGCGCGCGGACGCGGGCTGTCGTTCCTTCCGGTGCCAGACAACTACTACGACGACCTCCGCGCCCGGTTCGCGCTGGACGACGCCTTCGTCGCGCAGCTGCAGGACTATGACCTGCTGTACGACGAGGACGCCGACGGCGGGTTCGTGCACTTCTACACGCGCACGCTCGGGGACGTCTTCCTCGAGTTCGTCGAGCGGCGCGAGGCGTACGACGGGTACGGTGCCGCCGCGGACGCACCCGTACGCCTCGCCGCGCAACGCGCCACCGCCGCGGCGCCGGCCGACCGCTGA